One genomic window of Candidatus Didemnitutus sp. includes the following:
- a CDS encoding ABC transporter permease — MKRLIYEFNESVRIAWAQIRANKMRSVLTALGVIIGIVAVTLMGTAIRGIDQGFQNSLAMLGEDVLYVQKWPWAGVEDWWNYVNRPNPQAREAAALNRIIASTEKSELLFAVPFAGRSSTVKFGDVRISGVFTGGTEAEYAQLTGTDYAEGRMFNDAEAASGRQVCTLGFDVAEALFQGRTPIGQMVAINGQPFEVIGVFAKQGEFLGMFSMDNFVLVPLNAYAKFNSVRRGVDVRVKIADKTRLAEAKEELVGAMRRVRGQKPGERDNFTINEQQAFKAQLDPVKNGIALAGLFITGLSLFVGAIGIMNITFVSVKERTKEIGTRKALGARRRSILMQFLVEAVSICLIGGVIGMGISFSLFLMVREAAPNFPVAFSPDLVVISVMVSVITGVVSGFAPAWGASRLDPVVALRYE, encoded by the coding sequence ATGAAACGTCTCATCTACGAGTTCAACGAGTCCGTCCGCATCGCGTGGGCGCAGATTCGCGCGAACAAGATGCGCTCCGTCCTCACCGCGCTCGGCGTCATCATCGGCATCGTGGCGGTCACGCTGATGGGCACCGCCATCCGCGGCATCGATCAGGGCTTCCAGAACAGCCTCGCCATGCTCGGCGAGGACGTCCTCTACGTGCAGAAGTGGCCGTGGGCGGGCGTCGAGGATTGGTGGAACTACGTCAACCGCCCGAACCCGCAGGCGCGCGAAGCCGCGGCTTTGAACCGCATCATTGCTTCCACCGAAAAGTCCGAGCTGCTCTTCGCCGTCCCCTTTGCCGGACGCTCGAGCACGGTGAAATTCGGCGACGTGCGCATCAGCGGCGTCTTCACCGGCGGCACCGAGGCCGAATACGCCCAGCTCACCGGCACCGATTACGCGGAAGGCCGCATGTTCAACGATGCCGAGGCCGCCAGCGGCCGCCAGGTCTGCACGCTGGGTTTCGACGTCGCCGAGGCACTCTTCCAGGGCCGCACGCCCATCGGGCAGATGGTCGCGATCAACGGCCAGCCCTTCGAGGTCATCGGCGTGTTCGCCAAGCAGGGCGAATTTCTCGGCATGTTCAGCATGGATAACTTCGTGCTCGTGCCGTTGAACGCCTACGCGAAGTTCAACTCCGTCCGCCGCGGCGTCGATGTCCGCGTCAAGATCGCCGACAAGACCCGCCTCGCCGAGGCGAAGGAGGAGCTCGTCGGCGCCATGCGCCGCGTGCGCGGCCAGAAGCCGGGCGAGCGCGATAATTTCACCATCAACGAGCAGCAGGCCTTCAAGGCGCAGCTCGATCCGGTCAAGAATGGCATCGCGCTGGCCGGCCTGTTCATCACCGGTCTGTCACTCTTCGTCGGCGCCATCGGCATCATGAACATCACCTTCGTGTCAGTGAAGGAGCGCACGAAGGAGATCGGCACCCGCAAGGCCCTCGGCGCGCGCCGCCGCAGCATCCTCATGCAGTTCCTCGTCGAGGCGGTTTCAATCTGCCTCATCGGCGGCGTCATTGGCATGGGCATCTCGTTTTCGCTCTTCCTCATGGTCCGCGAAGCCGCACCGAATTTCCCCGTGGCGTTCTCGCCCGACCTCGTCGTCATCAGCGTGATGGTGTCGGTCATCACCGGCGTCGTCTCCGGCTTCGCCCCGGCTTGGGGCGCCTCGCGCCTCGATCCCGTCGTGGCCCTGCGTTACGAGTAA
- a CDS encoding ABC transporter ATP-binding protein, whose amino-acid sequence MSTAPVPSAAHPRTYRTPGPLVIDIEGVTKLYRMGEETVHALRGVALKVHRNEYLAIMGPSGSGKSTLMNMLGCLDTPTSGHYQFAGKDVSAMTDDELAEIRNREIGFVFQTFNLLPRSTSLANVELPLIYAGISPHERREKAILALQNVGLGERMSHKPNELSGGQRQRVAIARALVNNPSIILADEPTGNLDSRTGEEIMQLFEDLYAQGNTIIVVTHEEDIARHARRIVRLRDGLIESDVRQH is encoded by the coding sequence ATGTCCACCGCTCCCGTCCCTTCCGCCGCACACCCGCGCACCTACCGCACGCCGGGTCCGCTCGTCATCGACATCGAAGGCGTGACCAAGCTCTACCGCATGGGCGAGGAGACCGTCCACGCCCTCCGCGGCGTCGCCCTCAAGGTCCACCGCAACGAATACCTCGCCATCATGGGCCCGTCCGGCTCCGGCAAGTCGACGCTCATGAACATGCTCGGCTGCCTCGATACGCCCACGAGCGGCCACTACCAATTCGCCGGCAAGGACGTCTCCGCGATGACCGACGACGAACTCGCCGAGATCCGCAATCGCGAGATCGGTTTCGTCTTCCAGACCTTCAACCTCCTCCCGCGCTCCACCTCGCTCGCCAACGTCGAGCTCCCGCTGATCTACGCCGGCATCAGCCCGCACGAGCGCCGGGAGAAAGCCATCCTCGCTTTGCAGAACGTCGGCCTCGGTGAGCGCATGAGCCACAAGCCCAACGAGCTCTCCGGCGGCCAGCGCCAGCGCGTCGCCATCGCCCGCGCGCTCGTGAACAATCCCTCGATCATTCTCGCCGACGAGCCGACCGGCAACCTCGACTCCCGCACCGGCGAGGAAATCATGCAGCTCTTCGAGGACCTCTACGCGCAAGGCAACACGATCATCGTCGTCACGCACGAGGAAGACATCGCCCGCCACGCCCGCCGCATCGTCCGCCTGCGCGACGGTCTGATCGAGTCCGACGTGCGGCAGCACTGA
- a CDS encoding efflux RND transporter periplasmic adaptor subunit: protein MSSATPKPVAVPSAASAKKKSRQRLWIIFGVVAVLVVVIAAGIAKGKAGEKPTQVTVEKAVVKTITHIVTATGKVQPETEVKISPEVAGELIQIPVVEGQTVKKGDLLVRIKPDFYKAQLEQQEASLASARASSVLSQARLVKAEQDFKQANDLYQKKLISDADFTSAQTNLNVAKADYESSLAQIRRTEGSVDQSRDQLNKTTIYSPMDGSISSLTSEVGERVVGTNQFAGTEIMRIADLANMEVRVKVNENDIINVKIGDHSIVLVDAFPGRRFEGKVAEISSSALSSGSSSNNAAALAASASDEVTNFLVKIRITDKDVTLRPGMSATVDIETETVANVVAVPIQSVTVRAEGGKTTEELQQQKSKEAKERSGNDLEVETEKRNARRDAEKLQRVIFVRQGDKAVMRKVETGLADNSHIEVKSGIKAGEEVVSGSYAAISRKLKDGARVMLETPKKEENK from the coding sequence ATGTCCTCCGCCACCCCCAAGCCCGTTGCGGTCCCGTCCGCCGCCTCGGCCAAAAAGAAGTCGCGCCAACGCCTGTGGATCATCTTCGGCGTCGTCGCGGTGCTCGTCGTCGTGATCGCCGCCGGCATCGCCAAGGGCAAAGCCGGCGAGAAGCCGACCCAGGTGACGGTCGAGAAGGCCGTTGTGAAAACCATCACGCACATCGTCACCGCCACCGGCAAGGTCCAGCCTGAGACCGAGGTGAAGATTTCGCCCGAAGTCGCCGGCGAATTGATCCAGATCCCCGTTGTCGAGGGACAGACGGTCAAGAAGGGCGACCTGCTCGTCCGCATCAAACCCGACTTCTACAAGGCCCAACTCGAGCAGCAGGAAGCCTCGCTCGCCTCGGCTCGCGCCAGCTCCGTGCTCAGCCAAGCCCGCCTCGTGAAAGCCGAGCAGGACTTCAAGCAGGCGAACGATCTCTACCAGAAGAAGCTGATCTCGGACGCGGACTTCACCTCCGCCCAGACCAACCTCAACGTCGCCAAGGCCGACTACGAATCCTCGCTCGCGCAAATCCGCCGCACCGAGGGTTCGGTCGACCAATCGCGCGACCAGCTCAACAAGACCACCATCTACTCCCCGATGGACGGTTCGATCAGCTCCCTCACCAGCGAAGTCGGCGAACGCGTCGTCGGCACCAACCAGTTCGCCGGCACCGAAATCATGCGCATCGCCGACCTCGCGAACATGGAGGTTCGCGTGAAGGTCAACGAGAACGACATCATCAACGTGAAGATCGGCGACCACTCGATCGTGTTGGTCGACGCGTTCCCGGGCCGCCGTTTCGAAGGCAAGGTCGCGGAGATTTCCAGTTCCGCCCTGTCGTCCGGCTCCAGCAGCAACAACGCCGCGGCGCTCGCCGCCTCCGCTTCCGACGAAGTGACGAACTTCCTCGTCAAGATCCGCATCACCGACAAGGACGTGACGCTCCGCCCCGGCATGAGCGCCACGGTCGACATCGAGACCGAGACCGTCGCCAACGTCGTTGCGGTGCCGATCCAGTCCGTCACCGTGCGCGCCGAGGGCGGCAAGACCACCGAGGAACTCCAACAGCAGAAATCCAAGGAGGCCAAGGAGCGCTCCGGCAACGACCTCGAAGTCGAGACCGAGAAGCGCAACGCCCGCCGCGACGCCGAGAAGCTCCAGCGCGTCATCTTCGTGCGCCAGGGCGACAAGGCCGTCATGCGCAAGGTCGAGACCGGCCTCGCGGACAACAGCCACATCGAGGTGAAATCCGGCATCAAGGCCGGCGAGGAAGTCGTCTCCGGCAGCTACGCCGCCATCAGCCGCAAGCTCAAGGACGGCGCCCGCGTCATGCTCGAAACGCCCAAGAAGGAAGAAAACAAGTAA
- a CDS encoding response regulator transcription factor translates to MNKIRILVVDDESAARRRIVRLLERDHDVLVVGEAASGAEAVRQVAAEKPDLIFLDVQMPEMGGFKVLEALGPRPPAVIFVTSRDQHALQAFEVNAVDYLLKPFEDDRFAAALRRAKSELIRRQTDALSAELAKLLQHLQANAGAVAASVATGSLAPAKPAAAEGSASQEAITRERVLLRSGGEIYFIKAEEIDWIEAEGDYMKFHAGGRVHLLRETMANLEDRLDSKRFIRIHRSTIVNIDRVKKLSPSFAGEYAVILHDGTKLRLSRGYHDRLEELMRSAL, encoded by the coding sequence ATGAACAAGATTCGCATTCTGGTCGTCGACGATGAGTCGGCCGCGCGCCGGCGGATCGTGCGTTTGCTCGAGCGGGATCACGACGTCCTGGTGGTGGGCGAGGCGGCGTCGGGCGCGGAGGCTGTGCGGCAGGTGGCGGCGGAGAAGCCGGACCTGATTTTCCTCGATGTGCAGATGCCGGAGATGGGCGGCTTCAAGGTGCTCGAGGCGCTCGGGCCGCGGCCGCCGGCGGTGATTTTCGTCACCTCGCGCGACCAGCATGCGTTGCAGGCGTTCGAGGTGAACGCGGTGGATTACCTGTTGAAGCCGTTCGAGGACGACCGTTTCGCGGCGGCGTTGCGGCGGGCCAAGTCCGAGCTGATCCGGCGCCAGACGGATGCGTTGAGCGCGGAGCTGGCGAAGTTGCTCCAGCATTTGCAGGCCAATGCCGGGGCGGTGGCTGCGAGCGTCGCGACGGGCAGCTTGGCGCCGGCCAAGCCGGCGGCGGCGGAGGGCAGCGCCTCGCAGGAGGCGATCACGCGCGAGCGCGTGCTGCTGCGTTCGGGCGGCGAGATTTATTTCATCAAGGCCGAGGAGATCGACTGGATCGAGGCGGAGGGCGACTACATGAAGTTCCACGCCGGCGGGCGCGTGCACCTGTTGCGCGAGACGATGGCGAATCTCGAGGACCGGCTCGATTCCAAGCGCTTCATCCGCATCCATCGTTCGACGATCGTGAACATCGATCGCGTGAAGAAGCTCAGCCCCTCGTTCGCCGGTGAATACGCGGTGATCCTCCACGACGGCACGAAGCTGCGGCTGAGCCGCGGCTATCATGATCGACTGGAGGAATTGATGCGTTCGGCGCTCTGA
- a CDS encoding FAD-dependent oxidoreductase: MSGRVLIVGQGLAGTALALELEAAGIPFVIASEGHARAASRVAAGLVNPISGQRFVKAWRVEELLPFAEQWYRAAGARLGVELWHPLRLRRLLAGDIEAARAAKKLASGELAPFAMAGEGGLAIRGAAWVDLPALLETAAARWSARGELCAAAVQREELAADATGVTWRGERFAAAILCTGAGALARGWFAELPFEAAKGEIVHVRGAELAAGEAVSRGTWVLPDGGSGARIGATYERGVEDDVPTAAARERLLAEACELVAGELAVIEQRVGVRLGLSDRLPGIGWREGLRMGFFGALGSKGALCAPWLARVWREVLAGSDAAWPAAVAIGRFGRR, encoded by the coding sequence ATGAGCGGGCGCGTGCTGATCGTGGGCCAGGGGCTCGCCGGCACGGCGCTCGCGCTGGAGCTGGAGGCGGCGGGCATTCCTTTTGTCATCGCGAGCGAAGGCCACGCCCGCGCGGCGTCGCGCGTGGCGGCGGGGTTGGTGAATCCAATCTCGGGTCAGCGCTTCGTGAAGGCGTGGCGGGTGGAGGAATTGCTGCCGTTCGCGGAGCAATGGTATCGCGCGGCGGGCGCGCGGCTCGGCGTCGAGTTGTGGCATCCGCTGCGGTTGCGGCGGTTGTTGGCCGGCGATATCGAAGCGGCGCGCGCGGCGAAGAAACTCGCGAGCGGCGAGCTGGCGCCGTTCGCGATGGCGGGCGAGGGTGGATTGGCGATTCGCGGGGCGGCGTGGGTGGACTTGCCCGCGTTGCTCGAAACGGCCGCGGCCCGCTGGAGCGCGCGCGGCGAGTTGTGCGCAGCGGCGGTGCAGCGCGAGGAGCTGGCGGCGGATGCGACGGGCGTGACGTGGCGCGGCGAAAGGTTCGCGGCGGCGATCCTTTGCACCGGCGCGGGCGCGCTGGCGCGCGGGTGGTTTGCCGAGTTGCCGTTCGAGGCGGCGAAGGGCGAGATCGTGCACGTGCGCGGTGCGGAGCTCGCGGCGGGCGAGGCGGTGAGTCGCGGCACGTGGGTGTTGCCGGATGGCGGCAGTGGAGCTCGCATCGGCGCGACCTACGAGCGCGGTGTGGAGGATGACGTGCCGACTGCGGCGGCGCGGGAGCGGTTGCTTGCTGAGGCGTGCGAGCTGGTGGCCGGCGAGCTGGCGGTGATCGAGCAGCGGGTGGGGGTGCGGTTGGGTTTGTCGGATCGGCTGCCGGGGATCGGCTGGCGCGAAGGTTTGCGGATGGGATTTTTCGGCGCGCTCGGATCGAAAGGCGCCTTGTGCGCGCCGTGGCTCGCGCGCGTTTGGCGCGAAGTGCTGGCGGGATCGGATGCGGCTTGGCCGGCGGCAGTGGCGATCGGTCGGTTCGGTCGGCGCTGA
- a CDS encoding ROK family protein: MKVLGIDIGGSSFKAAPVDIKTGRLLAERFRVPVASPCPRGEGLAAARQIVAHFKWKGRIGIGFPGIILDERIDAVGNLGDEWEKQNGVKIFSKATGCKVGVVNDADAAGLAEMRFGAGKGRDGTVLMLTFGTGIGSALFYRGQLFPNAELGHVPWEGEPIEKFASAAVKTKLDLDWKEWTDRVNVYLRVVERLFSPELIIIGGGVSQDHRMWFKLLHTRAKVVPAKLHNDAGIVGAALAGE; the protein is encoded by the coding sequence ATGAAAGTTCTCGGCATCGACATCGGTGGCTCGTCCTTCAAGGCCGCGCCCGTGGACATCAAGACGGGCCGGTTGCTCGCGGAACGTTTTCGCGTGCCGGTTGCCAGTCCGTGTCCGCGAGGCGAGGGCTTGGCCGCGGCGCGGCAGATCGTCGCGCACTTCAAATGGAAGGGTCGCATCGGCATCGGTTTTCCGGGCATCATCCTCGACGAGCGCATCGACGCGGTCGGCAATCTCGGCGACGAGTGGGAGAAGCAGAACGGCGTGAAGATTTTCTCCAAGGCGACCGGTTGCAAGGTGGGCGTCGTGAACGATGCCGACGCCGCCGGACTCGCCGAGATGCGTTTCGGAGCGGGCAAGGGGCGCGACGGCACGGTGCTGATGTTGACGTTCGGCACGGGCATCGGTTCGGCGCTGTTTTATCGCGGGCAACTTTTCCCGAACGCCGAGCTCGGCCATGTGCCGTGGGAGGGCGAGCCGATCGAGAAATTCGCGTCGGCGGCCGTGAAGACGAAGCTCGATCTCGATTGGAAGGAATGGACGGATCGCGTGAACGTCTACCTGCGCGTTGTGGAGCGTCTGTTTTCGCCGGAGTTGATCATCATCGGCGGCGGCGTGAGCCAGGATCACCGCATGTGGTTCAAGCTCCTGCATACGCGCGCGAAGGTCGTGCCGGCCAAGCTGCACAACGACGCCGGCATCGTCGGCGCCGCGCTGGCGGGCGAGTGA
- a CDS encoding peptidylprolyl isomerase: protein MTRVLTFHYTLRDANGRVLDTSRGGGEPLSFLEGAQEIVPGLEKELRAMAAGERRNVAVPPELGYGVREEALVQRVPRASLPIDGEVSVGDQFLAGQDRHAPVVTVAAVEGDQVTLDANHPLAGATLHFDVELVAERPATAAELGRVKADS, encoded by the coding sequence ATGACTAGAGTCCTGACTTTCCACTACACCTTGCGCGATGCGAACGGGCGCGTGCTCGACACGTCGCGCGGCGGCGGCGAGCCGCTGAGTTTTCTCGAGGGGGCGCAGGAAATCGTGCCGGGTCTCGAAAAGGAACTCCGCGCCATGGCCGCCGGCGAGCGCCGGAACGTCGCGGTGCCGCCGGAGCTCGGTTACGGCGTGCGGGAGGAGGCGTTGGTGCAGCGCGTGCCGCGTGCGAGCCTGCCGATCGACGGCGAGGTGAGCGTGGGCGACCAATTTCTGGCCGGACAGGATCGCCATGCGCCGGTCGTGACAGTCGCGGCGGTCGAGGGCGACCAAGTGACGCTGGACGCGAATCACCCCCTCGCGGGCGCGACGCTGCATTTCGACGTCGAGTTGGTGGCGGAGCGCCCGGCGACGGCGGCGGAATTGGGCCGTGTCAAAGCGGACAGCTGA
- a CDS encoding ABC transporter permease gives MNFILKMAWRDTRASRRRLLLFSLAVVLGVAALVAVGSLRDNLRGAIEDQTKSLLGADLVITSRAALTPEAEKFIAGLGGEQAREIAFNSMLVAPTAGGATRLVQVRALQGAFPFYGEFSTEPADARAQLANGARAIVEEGIAVQYGLKSGDPIKLGAGEFRVAGGLLKVPGESAAGVTTLAPRVFIPLAAVQETGLLKQGSLARYRVYLKFPANTDVEKMVRDLRDRFRELRLGFDTVEERKRELGGAIQNVNSFLMLVGFASLFLGAIGVASAVHAHVRQKIPTVAVLRCLGASAGKAFAIYLVQGVGLGLVGALGGAVLGIGAQLVLPVFLRDFLPFSFEFFVSWKSVASGVGAGVLISVLFALLPLLEVRRVSPLLAIRSAFADNGGAARVDWLRVALMVVIVGIVFAFAILQTGRVAWGVGFAGALFVGFAVLGGIAKLIAWVAQRLNLRRLPFAWRQGVANLYRPNNRTVLLLVSLGMGTFLMMTLYLTRDTLLGQLRVMGGGDRPNLMLFDIQDDQVESVAKIVADNGAPVRAQAPIVTMRISALKGRPIAEVLKDKSARVAAWTVRREYRSTYRGQLADTERVVAGKFEGHAPAGAEDVPVSLEESLARELGVTLGDKIEFDVQGVPVKTVVGSLRQVEWQRLAPNFFVVFPEGVLEGAPKFHVMALRASDSGVSARVQQAVVREHPNVSAIDLGLILQTIDSVYAKASFVVEFLALFTVVTGVIVLAGAVLIGRSQRVRESVLLRTLGATKRQVNRIMLAEYLALGTLGAAVGAVLAVGANWGLARFIFKMSWSTPSLAVLVLGWLAVSAVTVITGLLSSRGICDHPPLEVLRQET, from the coding sequence ATGAACTTCATCCTCAAAATGGCCTGGCGCGATACGCGGGCTTCGCGGCGGCGATTGCTGTTGTTCTCGCTCGCAGTGGTGCTCGGCGTCGCGGCGCTCGTGGCGGTGGGCTCGCTGCGCGACAATCTCCGCGGCGCGATCGAGGATCAGACCAAGTCGCTGCTCGGCGCCGACCTCGTCATCACTTCGCGCGCCGCGCTGACGCCGGAGGCGGAGAAATTCATCGCCGGCCTCGGCGGCGAGCAGGCGCGCGAGATCGCGTTCAACTCGATGCTCGTCGCGCCGACCGCCGGCGGCGCCACGCGGCTGGTGCAAGTGCGTGCGTTGCAGGGCGCGTTTCCGTTCTACGGCGAATTCAGCACCGAGCCGGCGGATGCCCGCGCCCAGCTCGCGAACGGCGCGCGCGCCATTGTCGAGGAAGGCATCGCCGTCCAATACGGCCTGAAATCCGGCGACCCGATCAAGCTCGGCGCGGGCGAGTTTCGCGTCGCAGGCGGTTTGCTGAAGGTGCCGGGCGAATCGGCCGCGGGCGTGACGACGCTCGCGCCGCGCGTGTTCATCCCGCTGGCGGCGGTGCAGGAAACCGGCTTGCTCAAGCAAGGCAGCCTCGCGCGTTACCGCGTTTATTTGAAGTTCCCCGCGAACACCGACGTTGAGAAAATGGTGCGCGATTTGCGCGACCGTTTCCGCGAGTTGCGGTTGGGTTTCGACACGGTCGAGGAGCGCAAGCGCGAGCTCGGCGGCGCGATCCAGAACGTGAATTCGTTCCTCATGCTCGTCGGCTTCGCGTCGCTGTTTCTCGGCGCAATCGGCGTGGCGAGCGCCGTGCATGCGCACGTGCGGCAGAAGATTCCGACCGTCGCGGTGCTGCGTTGTCTCGGCGCGAGCGCGGGCAAGGCGTTCGCGATCTACCTCGTGCAGGGCGTGGGGCTCGGTCTCGTGGGCGCGCTCGGCGGCGCAGTGCTGGGCATCGGGGCGCAGCTGGTGTTGCCGGTGTTCCTGCGGGATTTCCTGCCGTTCTCGTTCGAGTTCTTCGTTTCGTGGAAGTCGGTCGCGAGTGGCGTCGGAGCGGGCGTGTTGATCAGCGTGCTGTTCGCCTTGCTGCCGCTGCTCGAGGTGCGGCGTGTGTCGCCGCTGCTCGCGATCCGCTCGGCGTTCGCGGACAACGGCGGCGCGGCGCGCGTCGACTGGCTCCGCGTGGCGCTCATGGTCGTGATCGTCGGCATCGTGTTCGCGTTCGCGATTCTGCAAACCGGGCGTGTGGCATGGGGCGTGGGTTTCGCGGGCGCGTTGTTCGTGGGATTTGCGGTGCTGGGCGGAATCGCGAAACTGATCGCGTGGGTCGCGCAGCGGTTGAATTTGCGGCGGCTGCCGTTCGCGTGGCGGCAGGGCGTGGCGAATCTTTACCGGCCGAACAACCGCACGGTGCTGCTGCTCGTATCGCTGGGCATGGGCACGTTCCTGATGATGACGCTCTACCTCACGCGCGACACGTTGCTCGGACAATTGCGCGTGATGGGCGGCGGCGACCGGCCGAACCTGATGCTGTTCGACATCCAAGACGATCAGGTCGAGTCCGTGGCGAAGATCGTTGCGGACAACGGCGCACCGGTGCGCGCGCAGGCGCCGATCGTGACGATGCGCATCAGCGCGCTCAAAGGCCGGCCGATCGCGGAGGTGTTGAAGGACAAATCGGCGCGCGTCGCGGCGTGGACCGTGCGGCGCGAATATCGGTCGACTTATCGCGGGCAACTCGCCGACACCGAGCGGGTGGTCGCGGGCAAGTTCGAAGGACACGCGCCGGCCGGCGCGGAGGATGTGCCGGTTTCGCTGGAGGAAAGCCTCGCGCGCGAACTCGGCGTGACGCTCGGCGATAAGATCGAATTCGATGTGCAGGGCGTGCCGGTGAAGACGGTCGTCGGCAGCCTGCGGCAGGTCGAGTGGCAGCGGTTGGCGCCGAATTTCTTCGTGGTGTTCCCCGAAGGCGTGCTCGAAGGCGCGCCGAAGTTCCATGTCATGGCGCTGCGGGCGAGCGACTCGGGCGTCTCGGCGCGCGTGCAGCAGGCGGTGGTGCGCGAGCATCCGAACGTGTCGGCGATCGATCTCGGCCTGATCTTGCAGACGATCGACAGCGTCTACGCGAAGGCGTCATTCGTGGTCGAGTTTCTCGCGCTGTTCACCGTCGTGACCGGTGTCATCGTGCTCGCGGGCGCGGTGCTGATCGGGCGCAGCCAACGGGTGCGCGAGAGCGTGTTGCTGCGCACGCTCGGTGCGACGAAGCGGCAGGTGAACCGCATCATGCTCGCGGAGTATCTCGCGCTCGGCACGCTCGGCGCGGCGGTGGGCGCGGTGCTCGCGGTCGGCGCGAACTGGGGGCTGGCGCGTTTCATTTTCAAAATGAGCTGGTCCACGCCGTCGCTCGCGGTGCTCGTGCTCGGCTGGCTAGCGGTCAGCGCAGTGACCGTGATCACCGGTCTGCTTTCGAGTCGCGGCATCTGCGATCACCCGCCGCTCGAAGTGTTGCGGCAAGAAACCTAA
- a CDS encoding GxxExxY protein, with protein MNKLIHEELTYKILGACFEVYREKGCGFLEGVYQECLECEFELQGLPARSLVQIPLSYKGRPLNKTYIADFVCYDRVLLELKAVSALTDEHRAQVQNYLHATGLRVGLLVNFGHFPKIEHERFVL; from the coding sequence ATGAACAAACTGATCCATGAAGAGCTGACCTACAAGATTCTCGGAGCCTGTTTTGAGGTTTATCGCGAGAAAGGCTGTGGGTTCCTTGAAGGCGTCTACCAAGAGTGCCTCGAATGCGAGTTCGAGCTGCAAGGGTTGCCCGCGCGGTCATTGGTCCAAATTCCGCTTTCGTATAAAGGTCGCCCGCTGAACAAAACCTATATCGCCGACTTCGTTTGTTATGACCGTGTGCTGCTTGAATTAAAGGCCGTCAGCGCACTGACCGACGAGCATCGTGCTCAAGTGCAGAATTACCTGCACGCGACCGGCCTTCGGGTGGGGCTGCTCGTGAACTTCGGGCACTTCCCTAAGATCGAGCACGAGAGGTTCGTGCTCTGA
- a CDS encoding ABC transporter ATP-binding protein, with protein MSAQNILKVERLTKTYATAAGALTVLHEVSFALEPGGTCAIVGPSGSGKTTLLGLCAGLDAPTSGTVQLAGREIGALSEDERALVRNESVGFVFQNFQLIPTLTALENVLVPLELRGDNTREKEAAELLARVGLGDRLDHYSLQLSGGEQQRVALARAFINRPKILFCDEPTGNLDGDTAHAMVDLIFGLNRERGTTLVLVTHDLELARQTQRILRLRSGHVVSDERTG; from the coding sequence ATGAGTGCCCAAAACATCCTGAAAGTCGAGCGCCTCACCAAGACCTACGCGACCGCGGCCGGCGCGTTGACGGTGCTGCACGAGGTGAGCTTCGCGCTCGAGCCCGGCGGCACCTGTGCGATCGTGGGCCCGTCGGGTTCCGGCAAGACCACGCTGCTCGGCCTGTGCGCGGGACTCGATGCGCCGACGAGCGGCACGGTGCAGCTGGCCGGCCGCGAGATCGGCGCGCTTTCGGAGGACGAACGCGCGCTGGTGCGCAACGAGAGCGTCGGGTTCGTGTTCCAGAATTTTCAGCTCATCCCCACGCTCACCGCGCTGGAGAACGTCCTCGTGCCGCTCGAGCTGCGCGGCGACAACACGCGCGAAAAAGAGGCGGCGGAGCTGCTCGCGCGCGTCGGTCTCGGCGACCGGCTCGATCACTACTCGCTGCAACTTTCCGGCGGCGAACAGCAACGCGTGGCGCTCGCGCGGGCGTTCATCAACCGCCCGAAGATCCTCTTCTGCGACGAGCCGACGGGCAATCTCGACGGCGACACGGCGCACGCGATGGTCGATCTCATCTTCGGCCTCAACCGCGAGCGTGGCACGACGCTCGTGCTCGTGACCCACGATCTCGAACTCGCGCGCCAGACCCAGCGCATCCTCCGCCTCCGCAGCGGCCACGTCGTGAGCGACGAGCGGACGGGTTGA
- a CDS encoding arylesterase, with amino-acid sequence MGRMASNTPNALQSAKLFVGRLIRRAGRFGAMLLAATLATTAASAATKTVLFYGDSITAGYGLDPGEAYPAIVQQKIDAAGLPWKVVNAGLSGETTAGGLRRLDWILRQPVDIFVIELGGNDGLRGIEPDITRANLEKMIERIRAKNPRVIVVLAGMQIPTNMGPAYAQAFAKIYPALAEAQRTVLIPFLLEHVGGIPDLNQADGIHPTAAGHRLVAETVWKTIHPLL; translated from the coding sequence ATGGGCAGGATGGCGAGTAACACACCCAACGCCCTCCAAAGTGCAAAGTTGTTCGTCGGACGGCTGATTCGCCGGGCCGGGCGGTTCGGTGCGATGCTGCTCGCGGCGACGCTCGCGACGACCGCGGCCTCCGCGGCGACGAAGACCGTGCTCTTCTACGGCGACAGCATCACCGCCGGCTACGGGCTCGATCCGGGCGAAGCCTACCCGGCGATCGTCCAGCAGAAAATCGATGCCGCCGGCCTGCCGTGGAAGGTCGTGAACGCCGGTCTCAGCGGCGAAACGACTGCCGGCGGCTTGCGGCGGCTCGACTGGATCCTGCGCCAGCCGGTGGACATTTTCGTGATCGAGCTCGGCGGCAACGACGGCCTCCGCGGCATCGAGCCCGACATCACGCGCGCCAACCTCGAAAAGATGATCGAACGCATCCGCGCCAAGAACCCGCGCGTAATCGTTGTGCTGGCCGGCATGCAAATTCCCACGAACATGGGCCCCGCCTACGCCCAGGCGTTCGCGAAAATCTACCCCGCACTCGCCGAGGCGCAGCGGACCGTGCTCATCCCGTTTCTCCTCGAGCATGTGGGCGGCATTCCCGACCTAAACCAGGCCGACGGCATTCATCCGACCGCAGCCGGCCATCGTTTGGTGGCGGAGACGGTTTGGAAAACCATCCACCCCTTGTTGTGA